The following nucleotide sequence is from uncultured Methanobrevibacter sp..
GATTTATGCAACTACAAATATTGCTGCAAACACTACTGTAGTTGGCAATACTTTCAAAAATGTTGCTATTTCCGGAACAAACACTACCTTTACAAACAACATTGTAACTGGTACTGTAACCGTAAGTGGTAATAAAAACACTATTGTTGACAATGCTATTGAAGCTACTTCTAGTGAATATGCTATTGATTTAAAATCAACAGTTAATAACACTGTAACCGATAACTTATTATATGCTAGTGAATTAGCTGGTGATGCAGCTGTCAAACATGACAATGAAAACAATACCATAAGTCATAACTATCCGTTTGAATCTGTATTAATTGTAGAAGTTGAGGATATTACTGTTGGTCAAGATGCAATTGTTAACATCAGATTCAATGAATCTGTTGAAGGTACTGTTGAAGTAATACTCAATGGTAAAAAATACGATGTAGATGTTATTGAAGGTAAAGGACAACTTAATGTTTCCGACTTATCTGCTAACAAATACACAGTAGGAGTTTACTTCAATGGTGATTTAAAATACAGTCCTATTGAAAACTCAACTGATTTCACTGTTGAAAAATTAGATACTCAAGTTAATGTTACTGTTCCTAGTGATGTTGAAGCTGGTGCGGAAGTAGCTATTGATATTGTTATTCCTGGTGCAACCGGTAATGTATCTGTATTTGTTGATGAAGTAGAAGCTGTTGTTGCTTTAGATGAGAATGGTACTGCTCAATTTATCATTCCTTCAGCTGAACCTGGTGAACATAGTGTTGTTGTTGTCTATTCTGGTGATGATAGTCATGCAGCTGCATCCAATACAGTTAAATTCACAGTAGATCCTGAATTCTACATGGATATTGACGCTGATGCAATTTATGGTGAAGATGCTATTGTTGAAATTAACCTGCCTGAAGATGCTACAGGTAATTTAACCATAACTATTGGAAACGAAACTTACACTGTTCCTGTTGAAGATGGTTATGCATCTGTTGAAATCCCGGACTTAGCATATGGTGAACACAACATTACTGTCGCTTACTCTGGTGATGACAAATATAAAGCAGCTTCAAAAGAAAGTACTATTGATGTACAACCGGACATTGAAATTCCTGATGAAATCGATTTCAATGATGAAGATGAAATTTCAATTACATTGCCTGAAGACGCTACCGGTAATTTAACTGTTAGTGTTGATGGTGTTGAAACTGTTGTTCCTGTTGTTAACGGTACTGCTAGTGTTCCATTAGAAAACTTAACTCCTGGTGATCATAAAATCAGTGTTTTATACTCTGGTGACGACAAATATGATTCAGCATCTGCTGAAAAATCTCTAAGTGTTGTTCCAGCAATTGAAATTCCAGAAAAAATCACAACTGATGATGATGACTCTATTTCAATTGACTTGCCTGCTGATGCTACCGGTAATTTAACTGTTAGTGTTGATGGTGTTGAAACTGTTGTTCCTGTTGTTAACGGTACTGCTAGTGTCCCATTAGGTGAATTATCTTCTGGTGACCATAATATCAGTGTTTCATACTCTGGTGATGGTAAATACTCTGCTTACTCTAAATCTGTAACTGCAAGTGTTGCTAAAACAAAACCTACTATTAATGTTACTGTTCCTAGTGATGCACAAGAAGGTAAAGTTGTTTCTATTACAATTACATTACCTGATGATGCAACAGGAACTGTTTTCGTTGATATTGATGGAAATGGTTACTACACTCATGTAAACGGTACTACAGTTCTTAATATTAGTGGATTGACTGGTGGAGATAAAAACATTACCTACAGATACACTGGTGATAACAAGTATGAGGAAGCAAGTGGAAATCTTTCCGCATTCATCTTGTTTAAACCTAAACTCACCAATAGTAAAAACTTCGCTATGTACTACTTTGATGGATCTAAATTCACTGTACGTGCATGGGGAATTGATGGTAAAGTTGCTGCAGGTGAAATTGTAACAATTACACTTAATAAGAAAACTTATAAAGTTAAAACCAATAAAAATGGTGTTGCATCTTTAAAAATACCTAACACAGTGAAACCTACCAAAAAATACACTATTACTGCACAATATAAAACAGCAAAAGTATCAAAGAAAATAACTGTGAAACAGATTTTAAAAGCTTCAAACAAGAATGTTAAAAAATCTGCTAAAAAACTTGTATTATCCGCTACTTTGAAAAAGGTAAAAGGCAAATATCTTAAAGGTAAAGTCATTAAGTTTAAATTCAATGGAAAAACTTACAAGGCAAAAACCAACAAAAAAGGTGTTGCAAAAGTTACCATTAAGAAAAATGTCATAAACAAACTCAAAGTCGGTAAAAAATACACAGTAAAAATCAGTTACTACAAAGATACTATATCTAAAAAAGTTACTGTTAAAAGATAGGGATTTTTATTAATCTCTACTTTTTTCTTTTTTTATTTTAAAACTATTTTTTTGTTATTTTCAAGTAAACTTTATAAACTATTTTTTATAGATATTACAATATCTTTTAATAATTTTTAATTATACTTGTATAGTTGATGATTATTTGAGACAACGACCTCATGGAGGTGATACGCATAGGTTTGAATAGAAAATTAATTTTGGGATTGATTATTCTTTGTATTATTTCTATAACATCAGTT
It contains:
- a CDS encoding Ig-like domain repeat protein; the protein is IYATTNIAANTTVVGNTFKNVAISGTNTTFTNNIVTGTVTVSGNKNTIVDNAIEATSSEYAIDLKSTVNNTVTDNLLYASELAGDAAVKHDNENNTISHNYPFESVLIVEVEDITVGQDAIVNIRFNESVEGTVEVILNGKKYDVDVIEGKGQLNVSDLSANKYTVGVYFNGDLKYSPIENSTDFTVEKLDTQVNVTVPSDVEAGAEVAIDIVIPGATGNVSVFVDEVEAVVALDENGTAQFIIPSAEPGEHSVVVVYSGDDSHAAASNTVKFTVDPEFYMDIDADAIYGEDAIVEINLPEDATGNLTITIGNETYTVPVEDGYASVEIPDLAYGEHNITVAYSGDDKYKAASKESTIDVQPDIEIPDEIDFNDEDEISITLPEDATGNLTVSVDGVETVVPVVNGTASVPLENLTPGDHKISVLYSGDDKYDSASAEKSLSVVPAIEIPEKITTDDDDSISIDLPADATGNLTVSVDGVETVVPVVNGTASVPLGELSSGDHNISVSYSGDGKYSAYSKSVTASVAKTKPTINVTVPSDAQEGKVVSITITLPDDATGTVFVDIDGNGYYTHVNGTTVLNISGLTGGDKNITYRYTGDNKYEEASGNLSAFILFKPKLTNSKNFAMYYFDGSKFTVRAWGIDGKVAAGEIVTITLNKKTYKVKTNKNGVASLKIPNTVKPTKKYTITAQYKTAKVSKKITVKQILKASNKNVKKSAKKLVLSATLKKVKGKYLKGKVIKFKFNGKTYKAKTNKKGVAKVTIKKNVINKLKVGKKYTVKISYYKDTISKKVTVKR